The following is a genomic window from bacterium.
CGAGCGCGGCGTGCCGCAAGGCCCGGTCACGGTCGTCGGCAAGACGGACCACACCGGGACGGTCGTGCGCTTCTGGCCCGATCCGCAAATCTTCCCCGACACCAAGCTCGATGGCGAGATCATCCAGCACCGGCTGCGCGAGATGGCCTACCTGAACAAGCGGCTCGAGATCGCGCTCGCCGATGAGAGCCTGGGCTTCACCAACACCTTCTATTTCGAGGGCGGCATCGTCTCGTTCGTCCGCGCCCTCAACCGCGACAAGGCGGTCGTCAACCAGCCCTTCTACGTCGACCGCGAGGTCGAGGGCACACAGGTCGAGATCGCCCTCCAGTACAACGACACGTTCGTCGAGAACGTCATCGCCTTCGCCAACACCATCCACACGATCGAGGGCGGCAGCCACCTCACCGGCTTCCGAGCGGCGCTGACCAACGTCCTCAACCGATACGCACGCAAGGCGGGCATCCTCAAGGAGCAGGATCCGAACCTCACCGGTGAGGACGTGCGCGAGGGCCTGACGGCCGTGATCAGCGTCAAGGTGCTGGAGCCGCAGTTCGAAGGCCAGACGAAGGGCAAGCTCGGCAACGCCGAGGTCCAGGGCCACGTCTCCATCGCCTTGACCGAAGGCCTGACCCAGTACCTGGACGAGAATCCGTCCGAGGGCCGGCGCATCGTCGAGAAGTCGCTGACCGCGGCTCGCGCCCGTGAGGCGGCGCGCAAGGCGCGTGACCTGGTGCAGCGCAAGAGCCTGCTCGAGTCGAGCACCCTGCCCGGCAAGCTCGCGGACTGCTCGGAGCGCGATCCCGCTCACTGTGAGCTCTACATCGTCGAAGGCGACTCCGCCGGCGGCACCGCCAAGGGCGGCCGCGACCGCAGGACGCAGGCCATCCTGCCGCTGCGCGGCAAGATCCTGAACGTCGAGAAGGCGCGACTGGACAAGGTCCTGACGTCGGATGAGATTCGCAACCTGATCACCGCGATGGGCGCGGGCGTCGGCGACAACTTCAACATCGAAAAGATCCGCTACCACCGCATCATCACCATGACCGACGCCGATGTCGACGGCAGCCACATCCGCACGCTGCTGCTGACGTTCTTCTTTCGCTACTTCCCGGAGGTCATCGAAAAGGGCTATCTCTACATGGCCCAGCCGCCGCTCTTCAAGGTGTTCAAGGGCAAGCAGGTGATCTGGTGTCACTCCGAGGGCGAGCGCGACAAGGCGACGCGACAGCTGGGCAAGAACGCCGAGGCGGCGCGCATGAAGGGTCTTGGTGAGATGAACGCCGAGGAGCTCTGGGAGACGACGATGAACCCTGAGACCCGGCTGTTGCTGCGGGTCGAGGTCGAGGACGCGGCGGCGGTCAACGACACATTTGAAAAGTTGATGGGCCCGGATGTCGAGCCGCGCAAGAAGTTCATCCAGGCGCACGCCAAGAGCGTCCGCAACCTCGACATCTGAGGCCGGTCCCGTCAGATGCGAATAGCCGTGGACGCCATGGGCGGGGACTTCGCGCCGGCTCAGGTCGTGCAGGGCGCGGCGCGGGCCGCGACGGAGTACGGGCTCGACATCTCGCTCGTCGGGCTGCCGCCCGCGGTGCAGCCGCTGCTGGACCGCCATCCGCGACTGCGGCTGGTGCCGTGCACCCAGGTCATCACGATGGAAGAGCACCCCGCGCAGGCGGTGCGGGCGAAACCCGACTCGTCGATATGCGTCTGCGCCCGGTTGTGCAAGGAAGGCAAGGTGGACGGCTGGACCTCGGCCGGCAACTCCGGCGCGATCATGGCCGCGGCGCTGCTCATCCAGGGGCGGATCAAAGGCATCGAGCGGCCGGCGCTGGGCTCGATCGTGCCGACCCAGGACGGCTTCGCCTACTTCTTGGACGTCGGCGCCAATGTCGACTCCAAGCCCGAATACCTGGTCCAGTTCGCCGCGATGGGCGCCGTCTACGCGCGCGAGATGCTCGGCCGCGCCAACCCGCGGGTGGGCCTGCTCAGCAACGGCGAGGAGGAGGGCAAGGGTGACGAGCGGGTCAAGGAGACGACCCGGCGGCTCAAGGGCGCGTTGCGGGGGTTTGTCGGCAACATCGAGCCCAAGGACATCTACGCGGCGCGCGCGGACGTCATCGTGGCGGATGGCTTCCTGGGCAATGTCGCCATCAAGATGGCGGAGGCGACTGCGGATTTCCTCTTCCGCAATCTCCGCGAGGAGATCCCCAAGACGGTGCGCGGCAAGCTGGGCGGGCTGCTGATCAGATCCGGCGTCCGGCAGCTGCGCGCCCGCATCGACTGGCGCGAGTTCGGCGGCGCGCCCCTGCTCGGGATCGATG
Proteins encoded in this region:
- the plsX gene encoding phosphate acyltransferase PlsX produces the protein MRIAVDAMGGDFAPAQVVQGAARAATEYGLDISLVGLPPAVQPLLDRHPRLRLVPCTQVITMEEHPAQAVRAKPDSSICVCARLCKEGKVDGWTSAGNSGAIMAAALLIQGRIKGIERPALGSIVPTQDGFAYFLDVGANVDSKPEYLVQFAAMGAVYAREMLGRANPRVGLLSNGEEEGKGDERVKETTRRLKGALRGFVGNIEPKDIYAARADVIVADGFLGNVAIKMAEATADFLFRNLREEIPKTVRGKLGGLLIRSGVRQLRARIDWREFGGAPLLGIDGVAVVAHGRSDARAVKNAIRVTRDAVENQLVRKIRAEVGKP
- the gyrB gene encoding DNA topoisomerase (ATP-hydrolyzing) subunit B — protein: MAYTAEQIQVLEGREHVRRRPSMYIGSTSSTGLHHLVYEVVDNAVDEALAGYCTRILVTLHADGSCSVEDDGRGIPVDIHKKEGLSALELVLTRLNAGGKFGGGGYKVSSGLHGVGVSAVNFLSQRLEVWVHRGGKVHHQEYERGVPQGPVTVVGKTDHTGTVVRFWPDPQIFPDTKLDGEIIQHRLREMAYLNKRLEIALADESLGFTNTFYFEGGIVSFVRALNRDKAVVNQPFYVDREVEGTQVEIALQYNDTFVENVIAFANTIHTIEGGSHLTGFRAALTNVLNRYARKAGILKEQDPNLTGEDVREGLTAVISVKVLEPQFEGQTKGKLGNAEVQGHVSIALTEGLTQYLDENPSEGRRIVEKSLTAARAREAARKARDLVQRKSLLESSTLPGKLADCSERDPAHCELYIVEGDSAGGTAKGGRDRRTQAILPLRGKILNVEKARLDKVLTSDEIRNLITAMGAGVGDNFNIEKIRYHRIITMTDADVDGSHIRTLLLTFFFRYFPEVIEKGYLYMAQPPLFKVFKGKQVIWCHSEGERDKATRQLGKNAEAARMKGLGEMNAEELWETTMNPETRLLLRVEVEDAAAVNDTFEKLMGPDVEPRKKFIQAHAKSVRNLDI